The following are encoded together in the Lathyrus oleraceus cultivar Zhongwan6 chromosome 3, CAAS_Psat_ZW6_1.0, whole genome shotgun sequence genome:
- the LOC127132429 gene encoding probable protein phosphatase 2C 34: MGHLSSMFNGLAKSFSLRKGGNSVRCERREAVEEMAKEAKKNDLILCSSGVVNVDGSNNFASVFSKRGQKGSNQDCCIVWEEFGCQDDMIFCGIFDGHGPWGHFVAKRVRETMPRSLLCNWQETLAAQSSSSLDNDHVKEIPDNKQQRFNIWKHSYLKTCASIDQELEHSRKFDSFHSGTTALSIVRQGETIIIANVGDSRAVLATTSDEDDDGSLVAVQLTVDFKPNLPQEAERINQCQGRVFCLEDEPGVHRVWLPDVESPGLAMSRAFGDYCLKEYGLISVPEVTQRNLSSKDQFVILASDGVWDVISNQEAVDIVSSTEDKAKSAKCLVQCAVHAWKRKRRGIAIDDISAICLFFHSSEQVSSTIETLK; encoded by the exons ATGGGGCATTTATCTTCTATGTTCAATGGTTTGGCAAAGTCATTTTCGTTAAGGAAAGGAGGGAATTCTGTGAGATGTGAAAGGAGAGAAGCTGTTGAAGAAATGGCGAAAGAAGCTAAGAAAAATGATTTGATTTTGTGTAGCTCTGGTGTTGTTAATGTTGATGGTTCAAACAACTTTGCTTCAGTTTTCTCCAAAAGAGGTCAGAAAGGAAGCAACCAAGATTGTTGCATAGTTTGGGAG GAATTTGGATGCCAAGATGACATGATATTCTGTGGAATATTTGATGGACATGGACCATGGGGTCATTTTGTGGCGAAAAGAGTAAGAGAGACAATGCCAAGATCTTTGCTATGCAATTGGCAAGAGACACTTGCTGCACAATCTTCATCATCACTTGATAATGATCATGTAAAGGAAATTCCAGACAACAAGCAACAAAGATTCAATATATGGAAGCACTCTTACTTGAAGACATGTGCTTCCATCGATCAAGAACTCGAACATAGTCGAAAGTTCGACTCGTTTCACAGCGGAACAACTGCCCTCTCAATTGTTAGACAG GGTGAAACGATTATCATAGCAAATGTTGGCGATTCTCGTGCGGTATTAGCTACAACATCAGATGAGGATGATGATGGAAGTTTGGTAGCAGTTCAACTAACAGTTGATTTCAAGCCGAATTTACCTC AAGAAGCAGAGAGAATAAATCAGTGTCAAGGGCGCGTGTTCTGTTTAGAGGATGAACCGGGCGTGCATAGGGTATGGTTACCGGACGTAGAATCTCCGGGACTCGCCATGTCAAGAGCTTTTGGTGATTATTGTCTTAAAGAATATGGTCTTATTTCAGTGCCTGAAGTGACTCAAAGGAATCTAAGCAGTAAAGATCAGTTTGTTATTCTTGCCTCTGATGGG GTTTGGGATGTGATCTCGAATCAAGAAGCCGTAGATATTGTATCTTCGACAGAAGACAAAGCAAAATCGGCTAAATGTTTGGTGCAATGTGCAGTTCATGCATGGAAACGTAAGAGACGGGGTATTGCCATTGATGACATTTCAGCTATTTGTCTCTTTTTTCATTCATCTGAGCAAGTTAGCAGCACAATTGAAACTCTTAAATAG
- the LOC127129573 gene encoding uncharacterized protein LOC127129573 — protein sequence MRNPTYSLDEDGSIFETTEPLQIEGGLLGMEFNSKDECVFTIRQFHIRNCLDYSVYKSDSKRLIIKCVNEECTFKCRAYVGKGSGNWVITKVSGPHTCMSSTMSQDHRKLDSNLICNSIKSLINSDASLKVKHIIAHIWETFNYTISYKKAWISKNKAIAAIYGNWETSYNDLPQWLLVMKTFLPGTIIELETLPIFSNEGTQISGARVFHRLFWAFQPCIKGFSFCKPVVQVDGTWLYGKYRGILLMAVAQDGNRNIFPIAFALVEGETEEAWSFFLRNLRMHVTPQPNLCLISDRHQSIKSAYNNPDNGWQHPPSSHVYCIRHIAQNFMREFRDKELRKKIINMGYALNEATYEYYRGEIRKVNIEALQWIDNIPREKWTRSFDGGKRWGHMTTNLTESMNSVLKSTRNLPITALVKSTYYRMGTLFGKRGHDWTKMLGSGKLFTENCMKGIKEEVIKSNSHTVMQFDRERFCFLVQETVHHSDGRPTTHYNVDLQNLTCECGRFQTFHVPCSHVIAACSSIRHDYYVHIADVFKVVNVFKVYEESFIGIPTETSWPQYEGDTLFHKDRMRRNKKGRPNSCRIRTEMDNVEKEKRRCGICREIGHMRRKCPTRPGPST from the exons ATGAGAAATCCAACATACTCACTTGACGAAGATGGATCAATTTTCGAAACCACAGAGCCACTACAGATAGAGGGGGGGTTGCTTGGCATGGAATTTAATAGCAAAGACGAATGTGTATTCACCATTCGCCAATTTCACATCAGAAACTGTCTTGATTATTCCGTTTATAAGTCTGATTCTAAACGACTCATAATCAAGTGTGTTAACGAAGAATGCACCTTCAAATGCAGAGCATATGTAGGGAAGGGGAGTGGTAATTGGGTGATCACTAAGGTTAGCGGTCCGCACACATGCATGTCTTCCACAATGTCTCAAGATCATAGAAAACTTGACTCTAATCTAATATGTAACAGTATCAAGTCTCTAATCAACAGTGATGCCTCACTGAAAGTGAAACACATCATCGCTCATATTTGGGAGACATTCAACTACACAATCTCTTACAAAAAGGCATGGATTTCAAAGAATAAGGCTATCGCTGCTATTTATGGAAACTGGGAGACTTCATACAACGACCTGCCGCAATGGTTGTTGGTCATGAAAACATTTCTACCGGGTACTATAATAGAACTCGAGACCCTTCCTATATTTTCAAATGAAGGGACTCAAATCAGTGGTGCTAGAGTTTTTCACCGCCTTTTTTGGGCTTTCCAACCATGCATCAAGGGTTTTTCATTCTGCAAACCGGTGGTTCAAGTAGATGGCACATGGTTATATGGAAAGTACAGGGGAATTTTGTTAATGGCTGTGGCACAAGACGGAAATAGGAACATATTTCCAATAGCTTTTGCATTGGTAGAGGGTGAAACCGAAGAAGCATGGAGTTTTTTCTTGAGAAATCTTAGAATGCATGTGACACCACAACCCAACCTATGTTTGATATCAGATCGACATCAGTCAATAAAGAGTGCCTATAATAACCCGGATAATGGCTGGCAACACCCTCCCTCCTCGCACgtctattgcatcagacacatAGCTCAAAATTTCATGAGGGAATTCCGAGACAAGGAACTTCGGAAAAAAATTATTAACATGG GGTATGCATTAAATGAGGCAACATATGAATACTACAGGGGAGAGATACGTAAGGTTAACATAGAAGCGTTGCAATGGATCGACAATATTCCAAGAGAAAAATGGACAAGATCATTTGATGGAGGGAAACGTTGGGGTCATATGACTACCAACCTCACAGAATCGATGAACTCAGTTTTAAAATCCACACGCAACCTACCTATTACCGCTTTGGTAAAATCAACATATTATCGAATGGGCACACTGTTTGGGAAAAGAGGACATGATTGGACTAAAATGTTGGGTTCTGGCAAACTGTTCACTGAAAACTGCATGAAGGGAATTAAGGAGGAAGTAATCAAATCAAATAGCCACACAGTCATGCAATTTGATCGTGAGAGATTCTGCTTCCTGGTCCAGGAGACTGTTCATCATAGTGACGGCAGACCGACTACCCATTACAACGTCGACCTTCAGAATCTTACGTGTGAGTGTGGAAGATTCCAAACGTTTCATGTCCCTTGCTCACATGTTATTGCAGCGTGTTCAAGCATAAGACATGACTATTATGTGCATATAGCTGACGTGTTCAAAGTTGTAAACGTATTTAAGGTCTACGAGGAAAGTTTCATCGGGATCCCGACCGAAACAAGTTGGCCACAATATGAAGGTGACACGCTATTCCACAAAGACCGCATGCGGAGAAACAAGAAAGGTCGCCCAAACAGTTGTCGgattagaactgaaatggacaacgttgaaaaagaaaaaaggagGTGTGGTATTTGTCGAGAAATAGGACATATGCGCAGAAAATGTCCAACCAGGCCTGGCCCTTCTACTTAG